In a single window of the Pseudodesulfovibrio profundus genome:
- a CDS encoding DUF1328 domain-containing protein, which produces MLYWSVVFFIVAIVAGIFGFGGISAAATGAAKVLFVIFLIAFVVSLIFGRRRPKL; this is translated from the coding sequence ATGCTATATTGGTCTGTAGTATTCTTTATCGTAGCCATAGTTGCAGGTATCTTCGGCTTTGGCGGTATATCAGCAGCAGCTACAGGTGCAGCAAAGGTGCTGTTCGTTATCTTTTTAATTGCTTTTGTCGTATCGTTAATATTTGGGCGACGTCGTCCAAAGTTATAG
- a CDS encoding MgtC/SapB family protein, protein MDFLQVFEIDWTRVGWHLRHLLVAYVLALPIGFNREQSDTRFGMRTFPLVAVVTCGFMLVGISVLDSTEAESKVFQGIVTGIGFLGGGAILKDGGSVIGTATAASIWNTGAIGIAVAFNQYEIAIVLSLLNYVTLRLVGGVKKQVKEAQDDQ, encoded by the coding sequence ATGGATTTCCTGCAAGTGTTTGAAATAGACTGGACACGAGTCGGCTGGCATTTGCGGCATTTGCTGGTAGCCTATGTTCTCGCCTTACCAATTGGGTTTAATCGAGAACAGAGTGACACGCGTTTTGGTATGCGAACATTCCCACTTGTGGCGGTTGTTACGTGTGGGTTCATGCTGGTAGGAATATCCGTGCTGGATTCCACCGAAGCTGAATCGAAAGTGTTTCAGGGTATTGTTACCGGGATCGGTTTTCTCGGCGGAGGCGCAATCCTCAAGGATGGTGGCTCGGTCATTGGAACCGCAACGGCAGCAAGCATATGGAACACTGGAGCAATCGGTATAGCCGTAGCCTTCAACCAATATGAGATTGCCATTGTGTTGAGTCTGCTCAACTATGTGACGTTACGATTGGTTGGAGGCGTGAAAAAGCAAGTCAAAGAAGCTCAGGATGATCAATGA
- a CDS encoding sodium/solute symporter has translation MEAGYQIPIMALILIGCMLAFTIVTTFMFRSQKTSADYYLAGRKVNSFINASAISSDYLSAASFLGVAGVAFLFGFDGIIYALGFFVGYIALLLFLASPLRKFGRYTVPDFVSERFHSKWARILGVIGVLFISLFYMAPQMLGAGKVMGLLLNLDYKTSIIIIACIITFYVTVGGMKATTVNQLVQFWILFGAMFLLAFIPFMLKGYTYTDVVNFLATFKGPDPMTGKMFDGAAYTSPAYWLTNFKDTMSLLLALMFGTAGLPHILVRFYTAPDGKAARKTVIYVLLLIGMFYILSPYVGHVVRYTYLQGEALGVSPHLMKWLAANGKNLAVPVAGSHFGGQVLLGIVVAGAFAAILSTVAGLIIACSGAIGHDLVVNVFKPDMPEHSRVMVARFSSVLVGLLGIPLGFWAESMQIAVLVGLAFAIAASTFFPVLVMGVWWPRMTKNGAIAGLATGIIGSFFMILGKDLLPTFLQFKNPGGFVMIFSFIAIYAASKMEFNQKGEAAIPADTNEVMAVLHGPEKA, from the coding sequence ATGGAAGCTGGTTACCAAATACCAATCATGGCCCTCATCCTCATCGGGTGCATGCTGGCCTTCACCATCGTAACGACTTTCATGTTCCGCAGCCAGAAAACGTCTGCCGACTATTATCTGGCCGGACGCAAGGTCAATTCATTCATTAATGCTTCAGCAATTTCGTCGGACTACCTGTCTGCAGCATCGTTCCTGGGTGTTGCTGGTGTCGCCTTTCTTTTCGGGTTTGACGGCATCATTTACGCGCTCGGGTTCTTTGTAGGATACATCGCACTGCTGCTTTTCCTTGCCAGCCCGTTACGTAAATTTGGTCGATACACGGTCCCCGACTTCGTGTCAGAGCGATTCCACTCCAAATGGGCTCGTATTCTTGGCGTAATCGGCGTTCTCTTCATTTCACTTTTTTACATGGCGCCGCAGATGCTGGGAGCCGGAAAAGTCATGGGATTGCTCCTGAATCTTGACTACAAAACCTCCATCATCATCATTGCCTGTATCATCACCTTCTACGTGACTGTCGGTGGCATGAAAGCAACAACGGTCAACCAGCTCGTTCAGTTCTGGATTTTGTTCGGCGCAATGTTCTTGCTCGCTTTCATCCCCTTCATGCTCAAAGGATACACCTACACCGACGTCGTCAACTTCCTTGCCACATTCAAAGGACCGGACCCGATGACCGGCAAAATGTTCGACGGCGCAGCATACACCAGTCCGGCTTACTGGCTGACGAACTTCAAGGACACGATGTCTTTGTTGCTGGCACTGATGTTCGGTACAGCCGGGCTTCCGCACATTCTGGTTCGTTTCTATACGGCTCCAGATGGAAAGGCTGCCCGCAAAACGGTTATCTACGTCCTCCTGCTTATCGGCATGTTCTACATCCTGAGCCCATATGTCGGTCACGTTGTTCGATATACCTACCTGCAAGGAGAGGCGCTTGGTGTATCCCCGCATTTGATGAAATGGTTGGCTGCCAACGGTAAAAACCTTGCCGTACCCGTTGCCGGTTCACACTTCGGCGGACAAGTCCTTCTCGGTATCGTTGTGGCCGGAGCTTTTGCAGCCATTCTGTCCACAGTCGCAGGATTGATCATAGCTTGCTCCGGTGCCATCGGCCATGACCTCGTCGTCAATGTTTTCAAGCCGGACATGCCTGAACACTCTCGTGTCATGGTCGCCCGTTTCTCTTCGGTTCTCGTCGGGCTTCTTGGTATCCCTCTGGGATTCTGGGCTGAATCCATGCAGATCGCCGTCTTGGTCGGGCTTGCATTCGCCATTGCCGCATCCACCTTCTTCCCGGTACTGGTCATGGGAGTCTGGTGGCCGAGGATGACAAAAAATGGAGCCATTGCCGGCCTGGCGACAGGCATTATCGGATCATTCTTCATGATCCTCGGCAAAGACCTGCTTCCCACTTTCCTTCAGTTCAAAAACCCCGGCGGATTTGTCATGATCTTCTCCTTCATCGCCATCTATGCAGCATCAAAGATGGAGTTCAACCAAAAAGGTGAGGCGGCTATCCCCGCAGACACCAATGAAGTCATGGCCGTCCTTCACGGACCGGAAAAGGCATAA
- a CDS encoding sodium/substrate symporter small subunit yields MERIDAIRKRQLKFALGIGIPYFAFVISIFLVVYMASQSITDVAIMGFPLHYWLVAVAVYPITWALFIWYVGKANRMEDEIEADMGGK; encoded by the coding sequence ATGGAACGAATCGACGCAATACGTAAACGCCAACTCAAATTCGCGTTGGGAATAGGTATTCCCTACTTCGCCTTTGTTATTTCCATTTTTCTGGTCGTATACATGGCCAGCCAGTCCATCACTGATGTGGCAATCATGGGGTTTCCCCTCCACTACTGGCTTGTAGCCGTGGCCGTTTACCCTATCACCTGGGCACTGTTCATTTGGTACGTCGGCAAAGCCAATAGAATGGAAGATGAAATCGAAGCCGACATGGGAGGTAAATAA
- a CDS encoding putative nucleotidyltransferase substrate binding domain-containing protein, which produces MSERSTVFSSPGAQNEEEYAQPTAINHELLEMARDGKLAGIRRTRMDLVEDWLDLGLSAESICKHLSAFNQAVILAVLEFHAEVHPWLRQCSFMEFGSGGREEQVLGSDQDNGLLLKVDPDADELEDVTQSIVIALDGAGLPLCEGGVMVSNADWRGDFETWIDRLMNWLSNPVEKGHWQSGLILDFRSVFGPGRDVLLLRQRLWEYVRNKPIALSLLVRELTDYRLPLTFYGAFITEKEGPWHGFLNIKNSVLSHLTNCVRILALKYDLHPANTCDRLRLLIAQGHITARHGEQLLQAWEYLQRKRLTIGLDCLKEGLPPHNYIKPVGLSKEEKMQLKSAVQTVEKLVRLVQAGAGL; this is translated from the coding sequence TTGAGCGAGCGATCAACGGTTTTTTCTTCTCCCGGGGCTCAAAATGAAGAGGAGTATGCTCAGCCGACAGCTATTAATCATGAGTTGTTGGAGATGGCTCGTGACGGTAAACTTGCCGGCATACGGCGAACCCGGATGGACCTCGTAGAGGACTGGTTAGATCTAGGGCTTTCCGCAGAATCCATTTGTAAGCACCTCTCTGCCTTTAATCAGGCCGTCATACTGGCGGTGCTGGAATTCCACGCCGAGGTCCACCCGTGGTTGCGGCAATGCTCGTTCATGGAGTTTGGATCAGGGGGGCGCGAGGAACAGGTTCTTGGGTCTGATCAGGACAACGGTCTGCTGCTTAAAGTTGATCCGGATGCCGATGAACTTGAAGACGTCACTCAATCCATAGTTATCGCCCTTGATGGAGCTGGCCTTCCTTTGTGTGAAGGCGGCGTAATGGTCAGTAATGCCGATTGGCGGGGCGATTTCGAGACATGGATTGACCGGCTGATGAACTGGCTCTCCAATCCGGTGGAGAAAGGACATTGGCAGTCCGGTCTCATTTTGGATTTTCGCTCAGTATTCGGTCCTGGGCGCGATGTCCTATTGTTGCGCCAGCGGCTGTGGGAGTATGTCCGAAACAAGCCTATCGCATTATCGCTCCTTGTTCGGGAGTTAACAGATTATCGGCTGCCTCTTACGTTTTATGGTGCTTTCATTACAGAGAAGGAAGGACCGTGGCACGGCTTTCTGAATATCAAGAATTCCGTGTTGTCTCACCTGACGAATTGTGTGCGAATTCTGGCTCTTAAATATGATTTACACCCGGCGAACACCTGTGACAGGTTGCGTCTGTTGATAGCTCAAGGACACATAACTGCACGACATGGTGAGCAGTTGCTCCAGGCCTGGGAGTATTTGCAGAGAAAACGGCTGACCATTGGTTTGGATTGTTTGAAGGAAGGTCTCCCTCCACATAACTACATTAAACCAGTTGGTTTGAGTAAAGAAGAAAAGATGCAGCTTAAGTCAGCGGTGCAAACGGTTGAGAAGCTTGTTCGGCTTGTGCAGGCAGGAGCTGGTTTGTAG
- a CDS encoding glycosyltransferase family 9 protein, producing MNVLIINLTRFGDLIQTQPVISGYRQRGAKVALACLQNFASASSLLNGVDHVFSFPGADLLSRLDTDWRLAVKRVDEYKAAVFDSFKPDVVINLTPSVSSRLLTRAMTPQDSSVAGFSIDDFGFNADTSAWAAYLQLAGGNRAASPFNICDIFRRTAGLNNEGNSLELSHPGPDQLERADALLSPIKGYDCKGIVALQMGASEDKRRWPVDHFRRVAEMVWQQDGYVPVLLGTKEEQPLGKRFKEGYDFPVVDLMGQTSLQELSAVLLRSKALVTNDTGTMHLAAGLGVPVSAVFLATAQPWDTGPYRPGNICLEPDLPCHPCEFGKQCPTDNACRQSVDPTTVYQTLGAMLNGDSISEHSGARVWLTRLEDDGFMGLESLSGHDQSDRALWIALQRAHYLPFLDGNALEGSTGLAENLTSEKAAELSKTLTSARDMLFLLSRQGMLLLKNPRPQAKAKFLATWQGLQNVLSDTKELNILGSLWMFQTQQCGDDMASLLEMIERYRALVGSLCSEFEQ from the coding sequence GTGAACGTTCTCATAATCAATCTGACTCGCTTCGGCGACTTGATTCAAACCCAACCTGTCATTTCGGGGTACAGACAAAGAGGAGCCAAGGTTGCTTTGGCATGCCTCCAGAATTTTGCTTCGGCCTCGTCCCTGTTGAATGGGGTTGATCATGTCTTTTCATTCCCCGGGGCTGACCTTCTTTCGCGACTGGATACTGACTGGCGATTGGCTGTCAAACGGGTCGATGAATACAAGGCTGCGGTGTTCGACTCCTTCAAGCCGGATGTTGTGATTAATCTGACCCCGTCAGTGTCTTCTCGGTTACTAACGCGTGCCATGACTCCCCAGGACAGCTCTGTGGCTGGATTCAGTATTGATGATTTCGGATTCAATGCCGACACATCGGCCTGGGCTGCCTATTTGCAGCTGGCCGGAGGCAATCGAGCCGCCAGCCCATTTAATATATGTGATATATTTCGTCGAACGGCAGGGTTAAATAATGAGGGCAATTCTCTGGAGCTTTCCCATCCAGGCCCAGATCAACTGGAACGAGCCGATGCGCTCTTGTCTCCTATAAAAGGATATGACTGCAAAGGGATTGTTGCGCTCCAGATGGGAGCCAGTGAAGATAAACGCCGCTGGCCCGTGGATCACTTTCGTCGAGTCGCCGAAATGGTTTGGCAGCAGGATGGATATGTTCCTGTACTGCTCGGAACCAAAGAGGAGCAGCCGCTCGGTAAACGGTTTAAGGAAGGCTATGATTTCCCGGTCGTGGATTTGATGGGACAGACAAGTCTGCAGGAGTTGTCTGCTGTGCTATTAAGGTCCAAGGCGTTAGTGACGAATGACACTGGTACAATGCACCTTGCGGCCGGACTGGGAGTGCCTGTCTCTGCTGTTTTTCTCGCCACAGCCCAACCATGGGATACGGGACCTTATCGTCCGGGCAATATATGCCTCGAACCCGACCTGCCGTGTCACCCCTGTGAATTCGGGAAGCAGTGTCCCACTGATAATGCCTGTCGGCAGTCGGTTGATCCGACCACTGTCTACCAGACGTTGGGTGCTATGTTGAACGGTGATTCCATTAGTGAGCATAGCGGGGCCAGAGTATGGCTTACCCGCCTTGAGGACGATGGTTTCATGGGGTTGGAATCGCTCTCCGGCCACGACCAGAGTGACCGGGCATTATGGATCGCCTTACAGCGTGCGCATTATCTTCCGTTTCTCGATGGAAATGCTTTAGAAGGGAGCACCGGACTGGCCGAGAATCTGACCTCGGAAAAAGCGGCAGAGCTGTCCAAAACTTTGACGAGTGCTCGCGATATGTTGTTCCTCCTTTCCCGTCAGGGCATGCTGTTGCTCAAAAATCCGAGACCACAGGCCAAGGCCAAGTTTCTGGCCACATGGCAGGGGCTGCAAAATGTGCTGAGTGACACTAAAGAGCTTAATATACTTGGATCATTGTGGATGTTTCAAACCCAGCAATGTGGTGATGATATGGCTTCGCTTCTGGAGATGATCGAGCGTTACCGTGCACTTGTTGGCTCTCTCTGTTCAGAATTTGAGCAGTAG
- a CDS encoding PilZ domain-containing protein yields MTDFINAISNGLKEWVQALAPDVPGQLLGYGGAVILGGLALILVIIALRLFRSKGGRTSAKRVNIPKIIQQEGSVVDVSTSQDTDDISTRCVFTSVSSGKIKCEIIDRLKPLDAKKGDLITCIFAPKKTVSDKVNAFVSTVIESETDGRKPDRIVLSVPQKFTMMPRRKHARKRVADQQFIRVKLWIDDPFSSDIPFQDATPHISVNSFNSENSVSNANAVLNISHGGIGLSVHNTNLNENCAVGVPVAINLFMFNFREKTFKPYWYAGEIRTMHEGRPGTTRLGVKFTGYGEPEGSLVRWELFD; encoded by the coding sequence ATGACCGATTTTATAAACGCAATCAGCAACGGCCTGAAAGAATGGGTGCAAGCGCTTGCCCCGGATGTACCTGGGCAGCTTCTTGGGTATGGAGGGGCTGTCATACTCGGCGGACTGGCTCTCATACTTGTCATCATTGCACTCCGCCTGTTCCGCTCCAAGGGAGGTCGCACGTCCGCCAAGCGTGTGAACATTCCAAAAATCATTCAACAGGAAGGAAGTGTGGTTGATGTATCCACCAGTCAGGATACTGATGACATAAGTACGCGATGCGTTTTTACCAGTGTATCTTCCGGTAAAATCAAATGTGAGATTATTGACCGGCTAAAACCACTGGATGCAAAGAAAGGTGACCTGATCACTTGTATTTTTGCACCGAAAAAGACCGTATCCGACAAGGTAAATGCATTTGTTTCAACGGTTATCGAATCCGAAACTGATGGGAGAAAACCGGATAGAATCGTCCTGTCGGTCCCTCAAAAGTTTACCATGATGCCCCGGCGCAAACACGCCCGCAAGCGCGTGGCCGACCAACAGTTCATCCGAGTAAAGCTCTGGATCGATGATCCATTTTCATCGGATATTCCCTTCCAGGATGCGACACCTCATATCAGCGTCAACTCATTCAACTCCGAGAATTCCGTAAGCAATGCCAATGCTGTACTGAACATTTCCCACGGCGGCATCGGACTTTCCGTGCACAACACCAACCTCAACGAGAACTGTGCCGTAGGCGTGCCGGTTGCCATCAACCTGTTCATGTTCAACTTCAGGGAAAAGACCTTCAAACCGTATTGGTATGCAGGCGAGATTCGTACCATGCACGAGGGGCGCCCCGGCACGACTCGATTAGGGGTGAAGTTCACAGGCTACGGCGAACCCGAAGGCTCTTTGGTACGCTGGGAATTATTTGATTGA
- the mltC gene encoding membrane-bound lytic murein transglycosylase MltC — protein MKHLLLLCLIPMIFSSCSRYDAVSIVRAAATGNPAAAAEALARDKAWGYAANPQALEGDIKQFSALVEDFIQTISQVWGDDNILVPKPKKYVKYTENYLSRASVDFDNGIITVETVDTDNPKTTLANAIVTTLLTPADPRSVDLYSAQPVAIGDTPFLMGEVKDHENKDIRWEWRAQRFANHLVDTQLKSRKTGKTVEHYVTIPMVRDHLDVRARKYADHVVEMSNRFNISRNLIYAIMKVESDFNPFAVSSAKAIGLMQVVPSTAGSDTYEYLNNRKGTPSTKKLFVPRTNILYGTTYLHLLETRYLSAISDPLSREYCIIAAYNGGAGTVLRTFDSNRQQAAYEINQLPPGEVYKILRTKVPYKETRRYLGKVLEAKKHFVNF, from the coding sequence ATGAAACACTTACTACTCCTCTGTCTCATTCCTATGATCTTTTCCTCCTGCTCGCGTTACGATGCAGTGAGTATCGTACGCGCTGCTGCCACTGGAAATCCCGCGGCAGCAGCAGAAGCGCTAGCCCGCGACAAAGCATGGGGTTATGCGGCCAATCCGCAAGCACTTGAAGGAGATATCAAACAATTCTCAGCTCTTGTGGAAGATTTCATTCAGACCATTTCGCAAGTATGGGGCGATGACAACATTCTGGTTCCAAAGCCAAAGAAATACGTCAAATACACCGAGAACTACCTCTCGCGCGCCAGTGTGGACTTCGACAACGGCATCATAACAGTGGAAACCGTTGACACGGATAACCCAAAAACAACCTTGGCCAACGCCATTGTCACCACCCTTCTCACCCCGGCTGATCCCCGATCCGTTGATCTGTACTCAGCACAGCCGGTTGCCATCGGAGATACACCATTTCTTATGGGAGAAGTTAAGGATCACGAAAATAAGGATATCCGGTGGGAGTGGCGTGCGCAGCGCTTTGCCAACCACCTTGTAGACACGCAATTGAAAAGCCGAAAGACGGGCAAAACCGTTGAGCACTATGTAACCATCCCCATGGTCCGTGACCATTTAGATGTACGAGCGCGAAAATACGCCGACCATGTTGTTGAGATGTCAAACAGATTCAACATCAGTCGCAACTTGATATACGCCATCATGAAAGTGGAGTCTGACTTCAACCCGTTCGCCGTCAGTTCAGCCAAGGCGATCGGACTCATGCAGGTTGTCCCCTCCACTGCGGGAAGCGATACATACGAGTATCTTAACAACCGCAAAGGTACACCATCCACCAAGAAGCTTTTCGTCCCCAGAACAAATATTCTATATGGGACCACGTACCTGCACTTGCTGGAGACACGGTATCTCTCCGCAATTTCCGATCCCCTATCCCGCGAGTACTGCATCATAGCTGCATACAATGGTGGGGCCGGAACGGTATTGCGCACTTTTGACAGCAATCGACAACAAGCGGCCTACGAGATCAACCAATTGCCACCCGGAGAAGTGTACAAGATTCTCCGCACTAAGGTCCCCTACAAGGAAACCAGACGGTATCTGGGCAAAGTTCTTGAAGCGAAAAAACACTTCGTCAACTTCTAA